Within Deltaproteobacteria bacterium, the genomic segment TATAGATTTAGCCTTAAAAACTTCCTTATAAACAGCTTCAGGAATAATCACTTTCTTAAACAATTTATTTAGTATATCTAATCTTTTAATACTGAGTAGTGCTATCAATGGAGAAGAATTACAAACAACCATCATTTAAAGTATTCCAGATTTCTTAAATCTCTTTCTAATTCTTCGTCATCATAATTCAAAGTCACATTTTCTTCTTTTAAAACTTGCATAAATTCTAATCTGCTTAATCCACACAACTCAGATGCTTTTCCTATTCCCATTATACCCTTTTCATACAGTTTTACTGCTAAGAGTTTCAAAAGCTCTTTTTCCCTTTCCTTCTCCGGAAGTTTTATAGCTGCTTCCACTGTGCTTGGTATGTTTATTGTTATCATAATACCTCCTCTTACAAAAACTTTATCACTTCAATAAAATCAATCAATTAAACCTCCTTTTAGTTTGCTTTTTAAGGTATATACATTAAGCGATTTTTTCAACAATACAAAACATTTTTGTGCAGGTGTAGGATGGTGGATAGAGGATGGGGAGGAAGGGATGAGTTGGAACGGGAGAACGGGAAAACAGAATCCAGATTCCGCATCAAGTGCGGAATGACAGGGAAAAGGGGAATGACAGGGAAAAGGGGAATGACAGGGAAAAGGGGAATGACAGGGAAAGGGGAATGACATCCGGTGATACCCCGCTGCTTGCGGCGGGGTTTTTTATTTAACGGGGTGGACGGCATATCAATTTTGCCATTTCCTTTACCTTTCACTTTCTTCAAATGGATTTATAATTGTAAGTTTATTCTCAAGATTAAAACTATGCTGCATATCTTCCGATATTAAATAATCTGCATCACAATCCAGAGCACTGGCCGCAACTACACTGTCCCAGAAAGAAAAACTGTGATTAGCACGTATTTTTGATGCCTTTAAAAGTATGTCTTGAGATAATTCAAGTACTGTATATTTTCTATATAGTGACTCAATTAAGTTTTGGATTTTCCCTTCTGAAAAATTAACCTTTTTTATCAAATTTACACACATCTCATTGATTATTTGAGTGCTGATAACAATTTCACATTCTTTTATAATAGCTCTGGCAATTTCAGTTTTCTCCCTGTTTTGAGATTGGATAAATGAATAAAGCCATATATTCGTATCTATGAAATATGTTGAATCTGGCTGTATGTTAAAATCTTTCATAGATTTCTTCTCTTGAAAAAGGTGAAAAATCTTTTAATTTTATGGGATTTGCTAACAGTTTGTCAATTATATCAGCCTGCCTGGTAACCTTCTCACTTATTATAATAACTTTCACAGTATTACCTGTTTTTTGTTTGTATTTTTCAGGGATACGGATAATCCCGTTTTTTATTTTTGATTTAAATTCAATTACTTCCATAATATCTTTCCTCCTGCAAATTATGATTGTAGGACACACGGTCAAACCTGCATATCATTAAACAATATAAACTCATACGCAAGATTTATCAAATTAAAATATCCCTTCCAGTTTTTAGCGTCACCAGGTTGCGTCCCAGTTAAATAGGCTTCGCGTTTAACAGCGGACAGCGGATAGTGTAAGTGTGGGTGTAAGATAGTTGATAGTTGATAGTGGAAAGAAGTGGATAGGAGAAGAAGTGTAAGCAGCCTATCTGATCCAATAAAACTCTGCCTCAGATTTTTCTTCAAAAATATCAAACTCATGATGGTCTGCCGTTACAAGTTTTGCATTTCTTATAATTGTTTCACCAACGGCAATGGCGTCTGCTAAGGAAATACTATAATTTGCTTTCAGCCTACCCGATTCCCTCAACTGCCGATCAGTCAAATTATCGACTATTAGAATAGGCAGTCCCAAAATTTTATGGAATGTTTCTTCTGCTACTTTTTCCCCGTCATCGCGATACACTCCATAGTAAATTTCCAGGATATTCAATTTGTTCATGTAAAGCTTAACTTTCTTTTCTTCTGCCATCCGAAGTAGATTTTCAACCTTGCCTGCTCCTTCTTCATCATTAAAAAAGGCAATGAGCGAGCAAGCATCTAAAACAAAGATTTCCATCATGCCTCTATTTCCTTTTCCTCTTTTTTCATTTGAAGATATCTTTGCGTTGAAAATCGTTTAGATTTCAGAAATCCTCTTGCTTCTTTAATAGGATCAGATATAGGGCGTAGTAAAATACCTTCTTTAACTTCCATTGCCTCAAT encodes:
- a CDS encoding UPF0175 family protein, which gives rise to MITINIPSTVEAAIKLPEKEREKELLKLLAVKLYEKGIMGIGKASELCGLSRLEFMQVLKEENVTLNYDDEELERDLRNLEYFK
- a CDS encoding PIN domain-containing protein — its product is MKDFNIQPDSTYFIDTNIWLYSFIQSQNREKTEIARAIIKECEIVISTQIINEMCVNLIKKVNFSEGKIQNLIESLYRKYTVLELSQDILLKASKIRANHSFSFWDSVVAASALDCDADYLISEDMQHSFNLENKLTIINPFEESER
- a CDS encoding PIN domain-containing protein, which produces MMEIFVLDACSLIAFFNDEEGAGKVENLLRMAEEKKVKLYMNKLNILEIYYGVYRDDGEKVAEETFHKILGLPILIVDNLTDRQLRESGRLKANYSISLADAIAVGETIIRNAKLVTADHHEFDIFEEKSEAEFYWIR